Proteins from a genomic interval of Cucumis melo cultivar AY chromosome 7, USDA_Cmelo_AY_1.0, whole genome shotgun sequence:
- the LOC103487508 gene encoding 2-hydroxyacyl-CoA lyase has protein sequence MGDSAEALQNDLRFHGPIDGNVLAAMALARCGVDRMFGVVGIPVTSLATRAVSLGIRFIAFHNEQSAGYAASAYGYLTGRPGVLLTVSGPGCVHGLAGISNAMVNAWPLVMISGSCDQRDFGRGDFQELDQVEAVKPFSKISVKATDISEIPNCVARVLNSAVSGRPGGCYFDLPSDVLHQTISESEAERLLAAAEEFAHREVIPRVPNSQIEEAISLLKHAERPLIVFGKGAAIARAEGPLKKLVETTGIPFLPTPMGKGLLPDTHELAATAARSLAIGKCDVALVVGARLNWLLHFGEPPKWSKDVKFILVDICKEEVELRKPHLGLIGDAKEVLESINKEIKDDPFCLGKSHPWVEAISQKAKDNVAKMEVQLAKDVVPFNFLTPMRIIRDAILAVGSPAPILVSEGANTMDVGRSVLVQTEPRTRLDAGTWGTMGVGLGYCIAAAVASPDRLVVAVEGDSGFGFSAMEVETLVRYELPVVVIVFNNSGVYGGDRRTPQEITGPYKHDPAPTSFVPSASYDKMIEAFGGKGYYVESPEELKSALAESFSARKPAVVNVKIDPYAGAESGRLQHKN, from the exons ATGGGGGATTCAGCTGAAGCTCTTCAAAATGATCTCAGATTTCACGGTCCTATCGACGGCAACGTTCTTGCCGCCATGGCGCTGGCCCGCTGCGGCGTCGACCGCATGTTTGGCGTAGTCGGAATCCCTGTTACCTCTCTGGCCACTAGGGCAGTTTCTTTAGGAATTCGATTCATTGCCTTTCATAACGAACAATCGGCTGGCTATGCCGCTTCTGCTTATGGTTATCTAACGGGCCGCCCTGGTGTGCTGCTTACTGTTTCTGGCCCTGGTTGTGTTCATGGTCTTGCTGGGATTTCAAACGCCATGGTTAATGCTTGGCCTTTGGTGATGATCTCTGGTTCTTGTGATCAAAGAGATTTCGGCCGTGGTGATTTTCAGGAGCTTGATCAGGTGGAGGCTGTGAAGCCCTTTTCGAAAATTTCCGTGAAGGCCACGGATATTTCCGAGATTCCGAATTGCGTTGCTCGAGTTCTTAATTCGGCTGTTTCTGGTCGGCCTGGTGGGTGCTATTTTGATCTTCCATCGGATGTCTTGCATCAGACTATTTCCGAGTCTGAGGCGGAGAGATTATTGGCCGCAGCGGAGGAATTTGCACATCGCGAAGTGATTCCTAGAGTTCCGAACTCGCAGATTGAGGAAGCTATCTCATTGTTGAAACATGCGGAACGGCCACTGATTGTGTTTGGTAAAGGGGCAGCCATTGCTCGTGCTGAGGGGCCGTTGAAGAAGCTTGTGGAGACTACTGGAATTCCATTTCTTCCTACACCAATGGGTAAAGGATTATTGCCAGATACACATGAGCTTGCGGCTACCGCCGCTAGGTCATTGGCGATTGGTAAGTGCGATGTTGCGCTTGTGGTTGGGGCGAGGCTTAATTGGTTGTTGCATTTTGGCGAGCCGCCTAAATGGTCCAAGGACGTGAAGTtcattttggttgatatttgcAAGGAGGAAGTTGAATTAAGAAAGCCCCATTTGGGTTTGATTGGCGATGCAAAAGAGGTATTGGAATCCATAAACAAGGAGATCAAGGATGACCCATTTTGTCTTGGAAAATCTCATCCATGGGTTGAAGCAATTTCGCAGAAGGCAAAGGACAATGTGGCGAAAATGGAAGTTCAGCTGGCGAAGGATGTTGTGCCATTCAATTTCTTGACGCCAATGAGAATCATTCGAGATGCTATATTGGCTGTTGGTAGCCCTGCACCCATATTGGTCTCTGAAGGGGCCAATACAATGGATGTGGGTCGTTCAGTTTTGGTTCAAACTGAGCCAAGGACCAGGCTGGATGCAGGAACATGGGGGACCATGGGGGTTGGCTTGGGCTATTGCATTGCAGCTGCGGTTGCTTCGCCTGATCGTTTGGTAGTTGCAGTGGAAGGCGATTCTGGATTTGGGTTCAGTGCCATGGAAGTTGAG ACACTGGTGCGGTATGAGTTGCCAGTGGTTGTGATAGTTTTCAACAACAGTGGTGTATATGGTGGCGACCGGAGAACACCACAAGAAATTACTGGACCCTATAAGCACGATCCTGCTCCGACCTCCTTTGTCCCATCAGCTAGTTATGACAAAATGATTGAGGCGTTTGGTGGTAAAGGATACTATGTCGAATCACCCGAGGAACTAAAATCTGCACTAGCTGAGTCCTTTTCTGCTCGGAAACCAGCAGTTGTAAACGTCAAGATTGATCCGTATGCCGGTGCAGAAAGTGGAAGGCTGCAACACAAGAACTGA